AACGACGCATAAAGGTTTTTGAAAGCTGTGATGGAACTTGTTCCGCTTGAGATGACTTCTCCTTCACAAACAATGTTGAAACAAACCGGATTCTTAAGCGATCCTACGCAGCACAAAAAGGGTGACTCCTTGAGGTGCGGCTTCTCTTCAATGATTGACAAAATGTCGTCGTTGGCCTGttttataaaaacaaaatgtaggCTAAAACTGAAACTATAAGAACTATTGTTATCTGTACCTTTATGAAGTAAACAACTCGTTCAATAATTGATTTCTGGCTAACAACacgtatttttttcagagacgGAATCAGCCGCAGtaacaaaactaaaagttGTAGGCATTCTGAAACAAATTATGTGAATTAATAAACTATTCTATCCACTGAAGTGCGTGGAAGTAAAACGTAAGAAAATGAAAGTTACCGTCATCTGTGTCTGACATTGGAGTGTTTGATCATCCTGCACACTTCTTTATCAATAGTCCGTACCCCCAAACAAAAGTTTCTTCAAAGTGTCCCGCTTTCGGAAAGGCCAGGAGAAAATCGCGAAAAATCTAAAAGTTCATGGTGTTAttagaaagagataaaaaattttcgtAAATGTCTATATAGCTATTAGTAAATTATGGCAATCTCTGAAGCGAGGATACTCCAGAAGTATCTGGGTTGTAGTCCATTGTCCTTGAGAAATGTGATGCTGTCTGTAGTTATATGTTGAGGCCATATGTTCTTTAATTGTGGCTTCGTTCGAACCCGGTTCAGATAAATGGATCTTCATCCACTCAATCTacgtaaaaagaagaatcatATAGATTAAGCTATCTTTATAATAGTGTCACGGGGAACAACAGCAGATGTCCCTATCTGTTCCTAGAAGCGTCAAACTCAAACGCTATAGTTACGAATGTTCTACTATCTGTTATGTTATCAGACATTTCTTCCTAAATAAGTAGAAGTTCCAGAATAGCTTTAGAATGTGCAGTAAAATCTATTAACCTTAGGGAGAGGGcgtaatttcaaagctagtataaaacccactgtttttccattattagtCGCTCTCTCTTCCACTGAACTAGACGCTTAGCGAAAGTAAGgtttcaattcattattcatgtaatcattgtattccctttttctgtgttaagaataatacaaacgttttcaagtcaagtgtgacaattggtggagatgcagctcgttacccgtagtTAACGAATTTTGtgctgctttaaaaaattagtcgatgcagaaaaaatctaatccaAGATTACCTAGTTGCCCTCGCGATCCAAGTAAACGATTGCATCCAAAACAATCACCCGAATTGTCGGGTGGTGAAAGTGCAACAGCAGGCCCGACACAAGATCCAGAAATCTCTACTTCTATCGAAAATCTAGTTACCTCAAGTGAAGTAAAGTTTAAGCAGAGCGATTTCAGAAAACCTGAAAATCAGTCAGATTCAAGATCCGACTCCGAAGCAGAGTTACAACCTGACTCCGAAGCAGATTCAAGATCCGACTCCGAAGCAGAATTAAGTCTGCCCACACATCCGGTTGTTCCTGTGATAGGACAACACCCTTTGGTACCTCCAAGACATCAGCAGCAATTTCAAGGTACAGCTATGGCAGCTGTTAGAAAATTTATAAGCCCACCTGTTTTTCGGGGGAGTCCAACGGAAGACGCTCGTCAATGGTTAGAGCGCTACGAAACAATCTCTACCCACAACGGTTGGAGAGATgctgacaaaagaaataatttcagtaTGTACTTGGATGATACTGCAAGAAATTGGTTCCTGTGCGCAAGACTCCCGAATGACTGGGAAGACACAGCAGGACAGGCAGCTGCTGGAGGAAATGCGGCTGTGGCCGCAGTACCCGGTCTACGTTcggtgtttttgaaagaatttcaaccAGATAAttacggtctttttcaagagacCAGACTCAGAAGTAGGACCCAAGGAGTGGATGAGCCAA
This sequence is a window from Daphnia magna isolate NIES linkage group LG7, ASM2063170v1.1, whole genome shotgun sequence. Protein-coding genes within it:
- the LOC123474683 gene encoding uncharacterized protein LOC123474683, whose translation is MSDTDDECLQLLVLLLRLIPSLKKIRVVSQKSIIERVVYFIKANDDILSIIEEKPHLKESPFLCCVGSLKNPVCFNIVCEGEVISSGTSSITAFKNLYASFHMFRNKYPQLLSTFYYFFDSYVFNVHSGKVRPSVADFFRFFHAAKFIAAKSCSPNLLNIKK